GGCGGCCTGGGTGAAATCGTTGAGCAGAATATTCGAGCGATTGACCCCGGTGAAATCGGGTTCGAGCTGCTCGAAGTCAAGCTGCGGTTTGACGCGAACGGCGAAGCTCAGGCTCGCATCCCTTATGTCTCGGGGCAACCCTCGATGTGGGCCGTGAAGCTGGGTACCGGCGGAGATGCCCCGGCACTTCCGTTTAACATCGACGTGACCGGAAAATTCGGGCAACTCGTGGGCCTCCCGCTGCCGGGTAACATCGCTTCAGCGGCCGACGTGGCAGGAGACATTACGCCCGCCGCCATCACGTTGACCAACGTCGGAAATCGGCCATGCGGCGAGATCAATATCGCCGCCAGCAACAGCGGTGTCGCGAACGCCGGCAAGACGTTCACGGTCGCGCTGCAGCTGATGCTGCCGGTACGGACCTTGACGGCCTAGCTAGGAGAGTCTGTGAGCGTCTTTGCGTTACTCGATGACTTGAAGGAACGCCTGGGAATCCAGTCGAGTCCACCTGGTCTCTACAACCAGCTGACCGACCGGCTGACCTCCACCTACGCCGACGACGTTGTTGGGCAGGGGCTGGTCGATGAGGCCGAGGGCGAGGTCCGCGACTGGCTGGGTCGGCGGTATTCGCTGCCGTCCGTGACGCCGAGTGACGCCATTCTGGCACGCTCGCTCAAGACGCTCACGATTGACATTGCCGCCTATCGTGCGTTCGTCACTCATCCGGCAAAGCCCGAGGTCCGCAAGAGCCACGCCGAGAACTATCGTCGTGCACTCGAAAGGCTACAGGCCATTGCGGATGGCAAAGCCGATCTTCCCGGCGCTACCGTGTTGCCCGGACCTTCAACCTCGGGACCAACGTCGGCCGTGTTTGGCCACCAATCAATCCTCACCGAAGAAGGCATGCAGGGATTTTAGGAATGAATGGCTGGTGTGCGACTCCATCTAACGCCCAACCCTCGCGACCTTGCGAAGTTGCTCCGCGTCTTCGCGGCGATGCGCCGGGTCGGGGCTTCGCCTCGGCGGGCACTGGGACGCACGGCGCTCTTTCTGATTCGAGAAGCGCGGCGGCTGCTGCGCACACGGATCAGGGAGTGGGGGCCGCAGACCGGAAAGCTCGGCAAGAGTCTCACGATGCTGCTCGATTCCATGAGCGTCATCGTCGGATCGAATCTTCCTTATGCAGCGATCCAGCATTTTGGTGGAACGATCAAACCAAAGGGACATCCCTACCTGGCCATCCCGGCGCTGGCACATCTGCGGCGCAGCGGCGTTTGGCCGCGCGATCTCGACGCCGACTCCATGATGTTCATGCCCAATGCGAAGATTCGCATCGGCTCCCGCTCATGGACCGGTCCCGCGCTGGTGCGCGTCGAGGACGAGTTTCGCACGGGCAAGAATGGAAAGCAGCGGCGTGTTCGCAAGGCGGGCGAAGTGATGTTCGCCCTCATCAAGCGTGCGACAATTCGAGGGCGACCTTATCTGATCTTCGGACCATCTGGGCGGGAATTTCTCTATGGCGAGCTCCGGCGCGACTACATCCGCGCGCTACGGGCGGCTTGATGACGGTGACGCATGGCCAATGAGAACCCGCTGACCTCGCTGCGACTGATGATCGGTGAGTCGCTGACCACGTTTCAGCCGCTCGTCGACGCGGTCGGCGGCGCTCACAACATTCAGATTTGGGACCGGCCGCTGGATATTCGCGGCGATCTCTCAGATGCCGAGACGGGTTCGCGTCGATTGCAGATGGCCCCTGAAGGCGGGCGATGGGCGTTCAATGCTTCGAGCGGCGCGGTCGATTTCGAGCGGCGGTTCATGATCGAAATGTACTCCGACTCGACGACGGATGCCGCGCCGCCTGAGTACCTCGAATGGCTGGTCATCATTGCGATGGCCTTCCTGTGGGAGGGTCTTTATCCCGAGACGGGATCGCCGCTGGTTGTGCCGGAGCCGCTCATTATCGATTCAATCGGCGTCGTCGAGGCCAAGGAGGATCGTGATCCACTTGGCGCGGACACCGAAAAATGGACGGGGGTCTGTGACGTCGTCGTCATTGGCCGCGTGGAACGTCGGAAACTCAAGGAATGGGTGAACCCATGAGCAAGAAGGACAGGAACAAGGATCAGCCGGAAGTTGCGGCGGCCACTGAGGCGCCGGCGACGGAGGCAATCATCATGGTCAAGAAGATTCTGCCGCCGGATGGCGCGAACGCGATCATCGGGCGGTACGTCAAAGTCGGCGAGACGTTTCAGGTGAGCGCCGAACAGGCTGAGGAACTGCTGCGGCACGGAGAATTCGTAGCCGTCGAGTGATAGTCGAACAGGGATCGATGCCGGCTCGAAGTGCCGGACTTTTGCACGGAGGCAAACATGCCAGTCAATATGCTCAATGTTGTTCGCGTCGGAAAGGAAGCGACGCGCGGCACGGTGGCGGCCTCGCTTCCGCTGCATCTGCCGTTCCTCGGTGACGGCCTGAAGATCGGTCATCGTAACCACCTTGGCCAGATCAAAAGCTCGTCAACGTTTCCCGACGTGACCGAAGAGGTCCCATTGGGAATGACGCCGGCCGTCCGGCTGACGCCCGATGTCAACATCAACACGATCCGCGACATCATTCAGATGTCGATCGCCCGAGTGTCCAACGCGCTCAACGCATTCTCCTTCGCCGAGAACTGTGCCGGCATCGGCGCGCAAGCGGCGCTGGGTAGCGTCCTGCGAACAACGTCACTGGAGTTCAGCCGCAGCGACAATCCCGATGCCTCGGCGCTTCTGAACGGCACGATGGAATTCGCGGCGATGAAGCTCATTGATTCGTCCGCCACGGCCGGCACGCAGGCCATTGCGCGGCGGCTCAAGCTGGCCGCCAGCAGCTTCACGATCAATGCCGTGAGTGAATTGGAGATCCTCTCCTGGGCGTGGACGATCACGAACAATCTCTACATTGGCCCGCATGGGCCGGATCGCAGCATCCTTTACATCGAGGACGGCGACACCATGCACGAGTTCCGCGTGCGGGCTCGCATGGCGACAACCGCATGGCGAGCCATCGTCCGCAACGGGACAGAGTTTGCGGCATCCTTTGTCCTCGCGTCGGGAACGGCCACTGAAGACGTGACGCTGACCGTGGCAAAGAGCCAAGCTGAGACGCATGAGTTGTCGGGTGGCGAGGGTGTCATCGAGCAGGAAATGATCATCCGGCCATTCCGTGGAAGCGGGAGCGCCGCCGTAGGCGTGGCGTTCGGCGCTGGGATCGGCGCTTCGGCACTTTCACTCTAATAAAGCAAACAGCGGAATCGCAGAAAGCAAGAAGGGAAGAACATGAAGATCGACATAATCTCACCGCCGCCGCCCCTGACTTTCGGTGAGGGCGACAACAAGTTTCAGCTGCACCTGAAACGGTTCACAGGCGGTGACCGAGCAGCGGTCCTGGACGCGATGGTCGCGTTGGAGAATCCGGTTGCGCAAATCAATCACGCGATCGAGCGGATCATTGAGACATGGTCCGGCGTCTGCGATACCGGAGGCAACCCGATTCAGATGATCGTCAAGGATGATGCCGGCAACGAAACGAACCTTCTCGGGAAGTTCCTCGGCGCGTTGCCGGCTGAAATGCACCTTGCAGTACTTTCGGGCATCCTCGCCTTCATGGACATCCCTGACGGCATCGTCGACCGGATGGCAAAGGTCTTCAAATCTTCAAAGGATACGAAGACGGACCCTACCGCGCCGCCGGCCGCCGATACGCCCACGATTGCGTCCGGCGGCTCATCGAACTCCGAAACGTAGCACAGTGGGCGGACCTGCCGCCAGAGTGGGTGGCTGAGTTGCCGGCGACGGCTTACGCCGAACTCAATCGACGGATCAGGGAACGAGACCGCTGGGTGATTCAGGATCGGGAGGCAATGAAAGTTTAGGGATGAGTGCGTTAGGCGGACAACTGGGATTCGGACTTCGGATCAGCGCCGAGAATGACACGGCGAGAGGACTGGCGTCATCTCTCTCCGGCATCACCTCGTTTCTGCGCTCGGCCGCCAAGCCGGTCACGATTCCGATTCGCATCGCCCGCAGCGGGCTCGGCCTTCTCCGCGATGTCAACCTTGGTCTGGCCCCGGCGCTGCGGCTGGCGGCGCGCGGACTTAACGGAATTCTCGATCGCGGCGGCGAGCTTGAGGTTCGACAGAAAGCCTTTAGCTCGCTCACAGGAAAGAGCGCAGCCGGGGCGGGGCACCTGGCCAAGGAATTGCAGCGGGCTTCCAGCGGGATGCTTGGATTCGGCGATGCGATGGCACTAGGGAATCGTGCGCTGGCGTCGGGGATGTCATTCAGTCAGTTGGCAACGGCGATTGAGTTTATCGGCAAAAAGTCTGTTGCCACGGGCAAGGACGCCAGGCAGTCGCTCGACACGGTGATCACAGGCCTTGTACGGGGCAGCACACTCTTCTTAGATGACTTCGGCATCCTGGTCGATGGCCTTGACGGGGTGAAGCGGTCCTACGACGCCATCCATGGAAGCGGGGCCTTCGAGTCGCTTGGCCCCGCCGCGCAGAAGGCAGAGACGGTGCGTCAGGCGATCTCCGAGATGAACGCCCAGATGGGCAAGATCAACATTTCAGGCCGCGAGACGATCTTCATTACCGCACGGATCAGGAACCAACTGAGCGACGGCGTCGATCGGCTACTGCTGGCGGCCGCGAAGAGCGACAAGGTCAAGGAATCCCTGCGCGGCGTGCGCGACACGGTCGAGGGTATCACCAACCACCTGCAGGGCGGCGGCTCGCTCAGCGAGCTCATCTTCGGCAAGGGCCAGAGCGGTGGCATCTTCGGCATCATTAAGGGTGGGCTGTTGGATGCCGGAGAAGCGCTGGGGCGCGGTATCTTCGGGGGCCTGCTCAAGGGCATCGGGACGATCGGCGGTCTGCTCATCGCCGGCTTCAACAATCTCAAGGGGCAGGTCGGCGATCTATGGGAGGGCTTCAAGCAAAAGGCGGGAGAAGCGCTGGACCGATTCCCGGCCATCGCAAAGACGGCGTTCACCGAGGTCGTTGACACGCTCACCTACCTTCCCCAGGCGATGAAGGATGTCTTCGGTCCTTTCATCGGCGACTTGAAGAGCGCGATGCTGGAAGGTGCCGGATTTCTGAAGGACGTGTTTGTCGATTTTCGCGTCTGGCTGAAGGACAAGCTGCCGAGTGTGTTCGGCGATGCGGAAGCGGATGTTGTTCCCGCAGATCAGCCCACCTTGCTTAGGGCTGCAGCCAAGGGCATGGCCACGGCATGGAACGGATTCTGGAGGGGCATCGGCAGAGCCCTCGACTATATCACCGGGCAGAACAACGTCGGCCCCGGACCTGTTGCGCTAGCGCCACTCCCCAGCAATCCCCTGCTGGCGGCGGCGGTTGCGGCGCAGCTCTCAGCATTCGGACCTACGAGCGGTGGCGCGAGCGGATTCTTTGGGGGACTTCGGCAGAGTGGTGAAAAAATTCTGAGTGGCGGAATCTTCGGCGGCAAGAGCCGGGCCAAAGATGCCTACGATCGCTTCCGCGAGGAGTTCCCAGCGCAGGTGCCGACCGACCCTCGAGACACGTCGACCGTCATTCCGTCGCCTTATCGCTTGACCATGCATGCCAGGATGTCCGCCCTTCGGCGAGCCGGCGTGCTTGAGAGCCAACTGCGCAACATTCAAGGCGGGGGCGCATTCACGCGGCAGCAGGCGCTACGGGACACTGCGGTCGAGGTGGCGCGGCTTCGCGGAGAGGGCAACTTCATCAGTCCGCGCGATCGCCGGGAGATTTTCGAGCGGATGCTTCGGCAAAGGCAGGACGCCGCCGCAGGCCCCATCAACGATGAGCTTAGCGGGATTCGAGCTCGCATCCTTGCCTCCGACGCGCGACGTGAGATCAATCGCGAGCGCCTCGGTGCCGCGCGAGCCAGCTTTGAATATGGAGATCAGGATCGGCGGCGACAGGCGGAGGAACAACTTGCCGAGGCCGCCAAGTTCATGCGCGACTCCGTCGCGAGGAGCGAGGCGACCGTCGCCCTGGCGATGGGACAGATCGGACGGTTCATGGATATTATGGCCGGCGCTGAAAACGAGATGCAGAAGATCGCTGGGAATAAGTGATATCAACCGCCGCGAATGCGGCGTGATGCAATGAATGGCAAGGATTCTCACATTCCGAAACGAAACCCTCGGCGACGGTGGCGTCATGATCCTACCGGCGACGGCTCCGGCCACGCCGCCAGCGGTCTTGACTTCGCTCTTTTCCGACAACGCTCAGATCAGCAGCGAGAGTCGCAACCTGCTCCACGCACTGACCGTCTCGGTTTACATGGTCAAGTCCGACGAAATCGCCCTCGCCAAGCGGGCCATGCAGATTCAGATGCTTGTGGGATTGTCGGGCGCGATGCTCGTCAAGGTCGACGGCGTGAGCAAGGTGCGATGGAACGACTGCATCCTCGCCGACGCGCCGCAGGTCGAAGTGCCCGAGGGATTCGGCGGACGCTTCACGCCGGGCTGGCGGCTTACGTTCTGGGGTTCATTGCCGCCGGAGTTTCCATAGCGATGCCGACGTATCAACTTCGCATCGACGGTTCGCTCGTGCCGCTTGGATCAGCGCTGCTGCCGTGTACGCTCGTGCGCTATGAGCTTTCGTATGACGGACCGGCAGAGTTGGTCGTGCGGTTCATCATTGACTGGCGCAGTCCGCCCTTCTCAACCGACGCACAGGTGGAGCTTGTGGTCGACGGCGTGCGGCGGTTCCTCGGGCTGTTCGATCCGGCGAGGCCCTACGTCGCGGCCGACAATGAAAGATACGTTGAGTACACGGCGGTCGATCTGTCTGAATGGGCAGGCCGGCTGATCCCATACTCACAGTTCGGCAAGCCGTCCTTCACGCTCTCGCCAGGACCCTTGGAGTCGGTTCTAAATCAATACCTCTCGGCACCCGAGGTGGTTGCCAAGCTTGAAGAGGTGGGGATCGCCACGGACTTCGCCTTTGTCGGCGGCGCGGCGGAGATTGAATGCTTCCCGGTTTCGCTGGAGACAGCCTCACTCGACGCGGCACTGCGGCAGATCGCGGCGGCCGCGGCCGGCGGCGTCGGCGTCTTTCTGGACTGCTCGCAGAGCCCCCCGATGTACACCTTCGTCGCGCTTTACGGCGCGCCGGTCTATGACCTGGTGGTTGACAGCACTCTTCTCGAAAAACTCGACATCCTCCAATCGATCGAGGGTCGGGCCGGCGCGGTGCAGACGCTGGCCGGCCAGACGACGGGCACGGCGGATGTCACGTCTTACCAGCGAATCGAAATGGTGCCGGCGTGGGACCGGACGCCGCGTACTTCCATTTTTGGCACCGTCATTTACCCGGAGAACGAATGGGTCATTGGCGATGCGTCTGCGGTGATTCGCACGGGAGAGGAACCCGAGATTACCGTCACGCCCGGCCCCCGCGCCGAGGTCTATCGTCGATGGTCATTCGCGGCGGCCGATCCGTCTCCAGCGCCCGGTGGGAGGATGATTGCGGAGATCCTCATCAATCGAGACGGCGACCTTGCCAACGGCGTGTGGAAACGGGTGGAAGTGCAATCGATCGACTTTGAGAACTCGACGGTCCTGCTCAAGGAACCGGCACTTGCCAACCCCGCCATTGGATTCGGCCGTT
This genomic stretch from Planctomycetia bacterium harbors:
- a CDS encoding DUF1320 family protein, producing MSVFALLDDLKERLGIQSSPPGLYNQLTDRLTSTYADDVVGQGLVDEAEGEVRDWLGRRYSLPSVTPSDAILARSLKTLTIDIAAYRAFVTHPAKPEVRKSHAENYRRALERLQAIADGKADLPGATVLPGPSTSGPTSAVFGHQSILTEEGMQGF